From the Salvelinus fontinalis isolate EN_2023a chromosome 21, ASM2944872v1, whole genome shotgun sequence genome, the window GGTCATGTTGCTGGTGCGAGTCATGATTGAATGAATTGTGACACGTGCTCTGTGCGTCGTAGTTATAACTAGATGTCTCTGCAATTTTAACATATTACAAACTTTAGATAGCTAACGTTGTTACCCATGTTAAATGTCTAGGCAATAGTTATCAACTTCACGATACCCGAGGATGTTGAATACGGAGGCGATTCGTTTTTAGCCTACCTCCGACTATAACCAAGTCTGTATCAGTCGATACTTTAGGCAGGCCAGCTTGTATGTAAATGATTGCATTAGTAACGTGTAGCTCACTACCTATGTTTGTCCTGTGTAGTTGCTATATTATTCGTTGGGTACTGCAAtccgtatttaaaaaaatatatatacatacatatatatatatacaattttAATCTACCTCCGCTAAGGGAGCCGGCGTTATTTAACTCCGAATGGACAGCCCAGTCATTGCACGGCGCAATTTAAAAGGTCACATAATAAAGTTATCAAACTGCGGATTGCAGAACCCAAAGAAAATAACTCCACTATACACAGGACCAACAGGGGTACAAGGTAACGTTACGTATGAAATAATGGATATGTTTTACTGCAAGTATCGACTGATACCGACTCGGAGGTAGCCTACACTCCGCCAAAACTCATCGCCTCCATCGGGCATTGTGGAGTTGAGAATTCTTGGCTATCTAACGTTGGATGGCTAGTGTTATGTTGCATCGTCGTGTATACATTTCTCTGCTACGTTGGCAAAGAGTACATTGGCAATTTCTGATATGTTGTCTAGCTGCCTTTGGTTAGTCTCATCCTGCGACATCCCCCAAAATGGCTTCCTTATTGCATTGTCTTCAGGCAAGACAGACTATATCTATAGCGGTACCCATTCAGCCATTGCACGAGACATTCTGCGAACGAAGTTGGCACAATTGCACACATAGTAGCTCATTTTGCTAAGTAGCGCGCAAAGTTTTGGCTTTAAAAGGTGATTATTATATTTTTCTTCACTGAAATTCTTATTGAATGACCTGGCCACACTTTAATTTCGATAGAAGTGGATATGGTCAGGCTCCAGGGTAGCTATTGCTACTACTGCTGTTTTGAGTAGTGTTGCGAAATGTTTAACCATGTGTGTTTTTTCGGGTTTGTGGAACCCTAGTTGCTGTGGTAGGATTTGACCATCATAGATTTACCTGCAGCTGGTCTCCTCTGACTTAAGATTGTATATCAATGAATGATCTGAGGCACACTGTTCAAGCTTTGTGAAGTTGGAAGAAGGGATGGTTACTTAATTTAGACATTTCTCCCTCTTGTCTTTCAGGATGTTCTGTCATTCACCTACACTGACTGTTGAACAATGCGTGTCTGTTCAGTCTGTATGATTGCCCAAAACCAAAGAAACCCTAACAAAGCTAGTAAAATTACAGGATAGCAATACTTTACCTCACCATAATTTATTGTTGTTCAGTCAGGGACAGCACATAGGCTACTCTCAGTAGGTTCAGTTAACCCTCAACCTTGAGGGTTAGGGTTTCAAAGAGAAGTAATTGTATACACACATTGATACCTCATTTAATTTTGCTGCTagcaaatatcacatttattttgATATACATTCCCTTATATCGTGACATCAATCTTTAGAGCAATCAATCACGCACAATGGTTTCGACAACTCTTGCCACCCTTACCTTGGTGGGCACCACACTAGGGATCAAGGCCCAGGTCACTGGTGAACCACTGACAGACTACATGTGGCTTCTCATAGTTGGCTTTATCATCGCCTTCATCCTAGCCTTCTCTGTGGGGGCCAATGACGTGGCCAACTCGTTTGGCACGGCAGTGGGCTCTGGAGTGGTCACCTTGCGGCAGGCCTGCATCCTGGCCACTATCTTTGAGACCATTGGATCTGTGCTTCTGGGAGCAAAGGTCAGCGAGACCATCCGCAAGGGCATCATCGACGTGGGCATGTACAACGGCTCCGAACAAGTGCTTATGGCTGGCTCTGTCAGTGCCATGTTTGGTGAGTGAAACAAATTATTATAATACCCTTTTGTAGgcaagacatttttttctttcaatTTGGACATCTTGTGTATGGTTGTACTATGATGTAATGTTGAAATAGAGCTGGAACTGTTTAAATGGTGAAGTTGGCTTTTATGCTGCTTCTTAGGTTCTGCTGTATGGCAATTGGTGGCCTCTTTTCTCAAGCTGCCCATCTCAGGGACCCACTGCATTGTTGGTGCTACCATTGGCTTCTCTCTGGTGGCCAGCGGTCAACAGGGGGTCAGGTGGCTGGAACTCCTTCGGATTGGTGAGTCAGCAGCTTCCGTTGACCACAGCTTACTTTGTGATCCCTGTAGTAAAATTAACAGCTTCTATTATGTGCAATGTTTTTATTCAGACAACTTTGTACGAGTAATGCACGTTTCTGGTGTTCCTGAGAGCACTATGCAATGCTAATTTTTGTAATCTCCACAGTTGCCTCCTGGTTTCTCTCCCCCCTTCTGTCTGGCATCATGTCAGGTGTCCTTTTCTACTTTGTTCGTATGTTCATCTTGCACAAGGTAAGCTGACAAATCTGCTTCTATCTAAATCTAGATGTTCTTAAATTGTAGGAAGCTTCTTGCTGGAAATGGTTGTAGTCTGTGCCAGACCATAGATGTCCCAGACATCATATTAAACAAATAAAGACACTCCTTGTTCTTTCGACAGGGGTATTATTCTCTGTGTAATCTCACAGGCCATTATGTTAGATAAAATGTACTGACACACCTCCTATTCTGACATCAAATGTAAGCTGATAATACAATGGGGAGCATGGTGTTTCTGATTTCTGTTTGTCCCTATGTAGAAAGACCCGGTGCCCAATGGTCTGAAGGCCCTGCCTGTCTTCTATGCTGTGACAATGATGATCAACATATTCTCCATCATCTTCACTGGTGCTCCAAGTGAGTATCGTTGTCCCAGTCTGCCTTCACCATGCATGCCTGCCTACAGCCTAAAATAATCTGCTCCCTTAGCCAGTCGGATacctatacttttttttttttcaagacTGAACCAGACTGCTTACTGTTCTCGGAGAAGGCCTGTTATTTTAACCTGTTGTGTTTTGGGTCTTTTCTTGAATGTGGTTATATGTCATCATGACAGAATTAAATTACAGAGAGGAGCACTTCACAACAGGGAGCTGGAAATAGGATATCTCTTTATTCGTGAAGACAGATTATGTCCCTTTCCCACACAGAGGAGGAAAAGTGGAAGTAAAGAGGTTAACTCTGCAACTTGGTGTATTTTGCCTCCGTCAGGAGTCTCGTTGAGTAGTGCCATATAAAATCTGCGTTTCCGACAGAATCCAgacctttaaaaaaatatgtgtGTATTAATCAAAAGAGAAACAAAATGCAACAGTGATTTGTATTTTCCTGTGACTTTCtgaaacagcacaggaatgcCCCTGTCTGCGTGTTGTATGTCTGGTCTATACTTTGTGTAGCTGTTAGCGACAATGCTAATGATATCTGTCTGTTGGTAGATGGCAAGACATTCCCAAAAACTCTAAATTAAATGTTAGCTACAATGTAGCATATGCCTACATAGCAGAATATAattatgattatttgcatcaatccattGGCTATTTGTTTTGTAAACTCTGCAATCACGAGTGCTatagaaacactgctaaccaaaccACGGTCTCTAGCTGGTGTACATTTGCATTAAAGGGTAATTACACCCACATTTCTTAGCTATTTCTTTCCTTTCTCAGACACCAAGTAGTTtactgatgtggtttaagcattggtGTGGACTTAGAAAAAACTAAATTGgatgttctatatatatatttttttttaagtgctTTCTGGGAGCAGACACCTGGAAGAAATTGATTTCATAGGACCCTAATTGAGAGCACTGTGAATATTAAGGTCTGCTATATTGTTAACTTTTTAGCTTTGAAACTCTAATTAAATGAGCAACTTTTGCTCCCTGTTTTCTTCTACCTACAGGACCGAACAGTTCAAGAATTCAACTGGCCTGGGCCATTAAATGAAGGCTACAGGCCAGAGTATGACTTGATGTGTATATACGCACATCTGCACACCCACTCAGAGGAGACCACATGCACTCAGTCACATAATGTACTCCTGTCAGTCACACCTACATGTGAGTGTGCTGTACATGGGGACCCTTTACTCTGGGGTACCTCACATGAAGTTCCATACAGAGATTGCATTCCAAGAATCCTGCTCAATATATTCCCACACAACTAAGAAGAGCTCAGGGAGGGATTAATTGCAGAACCAGATAtgacatgtaggcctactgtattcaCACACGCGCTGAGGAGGATGTATCTTTACACATACTGGCACACTTTTAGACTCTGGCCACTGCCTGTAACTGGAGCCGGCTTATTACGAGGCTAATCCTGATCTTTAGCCACACTTGGTTGGTCAGTCGCTTCCTCATGTTATAAGCACGTGGATTAAGAATTCAACACAAGACAAGAGTCCATGATTAGCCCCTTTCCCCACTTCCCTTTTTTTCACCGTTCATTCAGGTGCATTGTATCCAAATGGGTTGTACTATTTCAGAACACATTTCAACTGTCCTCTCATGAGAATCCTTTGAACCCCAGAAATCACAGGATAAGTAATGGATTACGTCACCTTTTTTATGGCTGTATTTGGCTCCGGAGTTGTGTAACAACGGTAGTATAGTGGTGACTGATCTGCTAGTCTAATACAACCCCATTTAAACTCAATGGGTGAAGAGGGAGGTGGCCAAGACGGGGAACTGTACATTTTGTTTCCTGTTTTAGAACTCTGTTTCTTTTGGTTTAACATGGTGGTGTGAAAGCACTCGGGCAAGCGCGTTCCTATACACAATATAGCCGATCCTAGTGCCAGAGAGCTCAGTTGGAATGGGTGAAAAAAATGAATGCATCTCAGGCCTGAGAATTGAGGTCAAGAGTGGATAATTTACAGAAGAGGCCTTGGTGTTCCACACCTTGTAAATCACCCAAGTTATTTTAGCACAGCTCTATTTAGTCTTTTGGAAGCTGTACTATAGAAGGCTTTGCCGACAAAGGGCAGTCACCATTTTATGAGCATGTCAACATTTAGCCTACGTTTGATTTGTGGAACCAACCAAGCGAATACTGGTCCCCTCTAGTTAAAGAATCAAATATATTTCTTCACTCACTTGGATAACCTGCCTGGTTTAAACTACAAACTATTCTCTTTCAAACAGTGGACACCGCTTGTCCCTACATTTCAATATGCTTTAGCTAGAATGCTAATTTTCTGCTTCGGTTCCCCTTTGGAAAACAAACAGTGGGTGGCTTGGTTGCTTAGGTTACACTAAACAATTGGGAAAATAGAAATGACTGATCACAGTAGAGCAGCTGAGAAGAATGGGTTTAATAAACTGAACTGTGACTCAGTATACACTGCATGCCAGAAATATGACAGTCTCTAAATGTCTGAATGGTACATCTTGATAAGGCGTTTTGCCTGTTTACACAAATTAAACTTTTTGGTGGGGCTCAATAAGTGGAAACAAGCACATTACCGGAGTAAACGGCAATTGAGAAATTTGTTTATAGTTTTCTGTGGTATACGACCCTTCAAATTACTGATTTTAGAACATGATAGACTGATAGGCAAGCAATGCTAAATGCAACTGAAATAGTTTGAGCAGCCTACTTTTATGTTCATACAGTTAGGAAAAGTTGAGCTTTGACCTTTTTTTATTCTGATTACTTTTTAGTCCATCAACATTGTTTATTCTACTAGTGGTAGGAGTGACACAAACTGGGACCATATAGAGGATAATTGGCCAAAGCCACCCATCCCAACTATACAATTAACGGTCATGAGGGCTGGGGCTGAAATGCTCTTGCGGAAAAAATGTCAAACCATATTATTGTGTAATGTAGGCCACGGGATGCAAAGGTTTAGAAGAGAGGGGTTTGGAACGCAGCAGTTGTTAAATTCCACTTCCTGGGACCTCCATCATTCATCCCACTGGATGGAGTGGTGTAGACTCGCCCCTTTTTGTGGGTGTGTTTATTACGACTGCCCCGTTGCTAGTTTTTTTTGCCTTTTATTAATTTAATTTTTTTGGTCTCTAGAAATGTAATCCACTATAGGTCATCAGCACGTACTGTCAACAAATGTCTCTCAGCACATAATGATTAATACAGACTTCATTCTCCTTTTTCGGGGACACATATTTTTGCCCACTGTTAATTTTAGCACCAGCCTCCCCCTCCTACCGCACACAAATGTCTACTGGCCGGACCTGTTTTGGGCTGTCCCACGGTCACTGAGTCATTCTAGACTAGTCTAATGGAAGAAGCCTCTGCTGTTCTTAGAAGAAAAACATTCTAACGCCCCCTTCCCAtttcctctgcctctcccctccTGGAGGGGGTGAGTTTTTGCGTAACTAAATACTCATTGCTCATGTGGCACGGCCTGCAGTCTCCTGCTGCAGCATGTGAGGATGAGTCAGTACAGACTACACAGGAGAGAGCATGATGGACTCTGCCCTTCAATGAACACCACGATGAGATACCGTTATCTCCGGGCCCTGGCCTTCCATTTCCTTTAGTTTTTGcatagttatttttttttaaatgcgtgGTCAAGGTAACCGCaaatgtgtagctttaattttcGAGCTGCACTTTTGTTATTTACTCTATGTTGCTGACTCTCCAACATGTCGCTTGCTGTCTCCCCCCAGGGTAATCTGTCGTGGTCCTTTTCCCTGCCAGCAGCACGCACAAGACCGTGTTGGCACCCCCACAAACACTATCGCAGTCTTGGCACACTGCGAACACTGTTAAAGGCTTCCTTCTATTTAAGTCCTCTCTCCTAACCTTTAAGGCACTCACTGTGAGAGGAGCATGTGAATGCGACATCCCTCGTCATTCACATGCTCCTCACCCACGGCATTGTGTAACTGTTCAGCTCTATGGGCACGGTACCGTGCCATGTTTAAATGGGACATGTGCCACTTGTTGTGGCCCATTCTTGTAGCTAGTGGTGAAGGTGTGTGTTTGAGGTGATGATATTTCCCCTGGAAATATGACCATGTGCAATGAGTAGATAACCTTGAATGTCCAAAGGAGCGTTCTAGCATTTCACCCTCTTTAAAATGTTTTTCTCTGTACTCAATATGTTAATTTGTTATCCTATTGAATCATTCTTTACTATGATATTGTATAATTTAGAAATGTTTTTTAATGTGAATATTTATAATAGGAATGGGCTACTGTAATTCTACCAACTATAGATGAGGAGCCAGGTCCAGATAAAATATTAGTCTGAAGACCTACTGTAAACCTTCAGAAAGGTAGCTCCTGCTGCCTTGTTTTTCAAAAccatctttcctctctttctccttctgtcTGTCACTGCTTGGTTACTCCAGTGCTTGGATTTGACAAGATCCCATGGTGGGGCACACTGCTCATCTCTTTGGCCTGTGGTGTGCTGACCGCCCTGTTGGTCTGGTTTATAGTCTGCCCACGCCTCAAGAAGAAGATTGAACGTGAGTAAATTTTCTTTCCCCTTAAGTTTGGCACACCTCTTACAAAGCTGCTAATTTATGGTTTTATTTGTTTAGAGAATTTTAAGTACTCATTCCACAGTCTTACCTGGAAAATATGTTTGATTGCGTGCTGTTAAAGTGCTGCCTTACATTTGGGCACGGAAAGTGTCATGGGGATTagtactgcgtgtgtgtgtggcttcaACCATTCATGCCAAGGTTTTAATCCAGCAAATGGATTCAGGGCTGCAGATATGTTTTACACTAATTCTGTGTTCTGGCTTGTCTTGGAAGTGCTCAAGTCTGATCTTTTTAATACAATTCTGCATTGAATTGACAATGAGCTTAAAATGCAGGGTGGTAATtttgctggtcaaaagtagaccTGTCTATTAATAGTGAAAAGGAGTCGCATCTGAAATCCAGGATGACAAAGTTAACCCTTTTCTTAAATAGCCTCCCTTTTGAATGGGTACAAATATGAaaagttagattttatatagtctGTATTATCTTAACTTTGCAATGGGGCCAATGGTGGGACTTGTGGAAGGTTAATACATTTGCTGCTGAAATATCCGTGATAGATCTGTCTGGTAGGGTCCTATTCTACTAAATAGAGGAACTTAATTGGTTCATAGTGATCCACTCATTGGCCTTTACCTCAACTAGAATAGCCATGGGTTGACTTAAAGTATTCAGTTGGCACTGAATCACAGGGTTAAGACTGCAGGTGACTACTGACGTGGCTCAAGTCGAAAACAAACTGCTGCCGCCTCGACTCCTGTCCTAACCAGTATGGATGACGCAATCGGGTCAACTGGCTAGGTAGCAGATCAAACCGTTCTTAGGACTCACGAGGTGGACATATGTTTGCATTGAGTATCTGAAACTGAAAAAGTCATAAAGGATACATACACTTTCAGACCTTATCTACATAGGCCGACATGTAAAGGTTTTAGTCAATGGCACAATGTAAATATGCTAAAATTAGTACAGTCATTAGCTGTGTTTACCTGAGCCTTTGAACACTTTGGCTCTCAAATTTGAATGCGTTTACCTCTATAGtaactgctttttttttttttttcagctgGTTATGTAATTCTTAAATGTTGATGTGTATAAGAACCAATTGTGCATGTTCCCTCACTGTACCGTATTCGTGTTTGGTCTCAAGCCCAGGCAGTCTAACTCCACTCTTCCCCCTCCAGGAAAAATCAAGTCTTCCAGCCCCTCTGAGAGCCCCCTGATGAAGAGGGAACTGAGGGAGGGGCCTGTACCCTGTACCATCCTGAAGCCTGTCCCCGAGGAGCCCCCTTCACCCCCCTCCCCTGCCTCCCACGCTGACGCAGACACCCTCTCCCAGCCTCCCCAAGAGGAGCGCAGGGTCACCTTTGGCATTGGAGATTCTGATGATTGCGACAAGGAAGGCAATGAGTCTGAGAACGGCAATGCCAATGGTGAGTCATGGGGAGGTTCTGGCTGCCTTGATAAATGGGTTGGGAAAAGTTAGAAAATGGGATAAATATGGTAATCCATGACTGACTACACTATTGCTTACTTTAAAGTCTATTTTTAATCAGTCCCAAAAGTGCAGTTCAGCAATGATGTGCAGTTCAGCAACGGCCCGGCCCATGTCCCCAGCAACGGTTACAGCCAGTACCACACGGTGCACAAGGACTCCGGACTCTACAAAGACCTGTTACACAAGCTCCACCTTGCCAAGGTGGGCGACTGCATGGGCGAGGCAGGCGACAGACCCATCCGCCGCAACAACAGCTACACCTCCTACACCATGGCCATCATCGGCATGCACGGGGACTTCCGGCCCAAAGAGGGCGAGTTCCACGCCAGCGAGGACAAAGGTACAGAGAAGAAGCGTGTGCGAATGGACAGCTACACCAGCTACTGCAATGCTGTGGCCGAGCACGGGGCTCCTGAGGGCCTGGGGGAAGCAGAGGTgactctggagatgggagaagaggATGCTGGCAGCCGCCGCAGCTCTCTGGAAGAGGATGGCCATGACCATGACCGCCCAGAGGTCTCGGAGCTCTTCAGGTTCCTCCAGATCCTCACAGCCTGCTTCGGTTCCTTCGCCCACGGGGGCAACGACGTCAGGTAGGGAGATGTTCCATCTTGGATGATTTGTCAAGATGAATAGTCATTTTATTGCTGTTTTTAAGTGTTTTTGGACTAGTAGTTTGGTTGCTGCTTGTATGTTCATGTAGAGGGACTTTTTGTACTTGGCTTGTATTTGCGTAACCTAGTCTCTTCTCCTGCAGCAATGCCATTGGTCCATTGGTAGCGCTGTGGCTGGTGTACAATAGTGGTTCTGTGAACTCCAGTGCTCCCACACCCATCTGGCTGCTGTTGTACGGAGGAGTTGGCATCTGCCTCGGGCTCTGGGTGTGGGGTCGCAGGGTTATCCAGACCATGGGAAAGGACCTCACCCCCA encodes:
- the LOC129818558 gene encoding sodium-dependent phosphate transporter 1-B-like, coding for MVSTTLATLTLVGTTLGIKAQVTGEPLTDYMWLLIVGFIIAFILAFSVGANDVANSFGTAVGSGVVTLRQACILATIFETIGSVLLGAKVSETIRKGIIDVGMYNGSEQVLMAGSVSAMFGSAVWQLVASFLKLPISGTHCIVGATIGFSLVASGQQGVRWLELLRIVASWFLSPLLSGIMSGVLFYFVRMFILHKKDPVPNGLKALPVFYAVTMMINIFSIIFTGAPMLGFDKIPWWGTLLISLACGVLTALLVWFIVCPRLKKKIERKIKSSSPSESPLMKRELREGPVPCTILKPVPEEPPSPPSPASHADADTLSQPPQEERRVTFGIGDSDDCDKEGNESENGNANVPKVQFSNDVQFSNGPAHVPSNGYSQYHTVHKDSGLYKDLLHKLHLAKVGDCMGEAGDRPIRRNNSYTSYTMAIIGMHGDFRPKEGEFHASEDKGTEKKRVRMDSYTSYCNAVAEHGAPEGLGEAEVTLEMGEEDAGSRRSSLEEDGHDHDRPEVSELFRFLQILTACFGSFAHGGNDVSNAIGPLVALWLVYNSGSVNSSAPTPIWLLLYGGVGICLGLWVWGRRVIQTMGKDLTPITPSSGFSIELASALTVVVASNIGLPVSTTHCKVGSVVAVGWLRSRKGVDWRLFRNIFMAWFVTVPISGLISAAIMALFTYVIL